One genomic region from Neisseria weaveri encodes:
- a CDS encoding sulfite exporter TauE/SafE family protein, translating to MNAVRLALPLPRTAAVGQIVSNRKEKEMLLIVLSCMLLGAVAGFLAGLFGIGGGLVIVPVLFYLLPQAGIADNLAMPIALGTSFSTIVITAFSASHRHYRFGNINWKAAKFLAPALIAAVFVSGLLAGSLPKAVVSKIFACLVIYLALKMLLSLKPKTESKPLTAKILIAGGLVIGALSGMGGISGGAFVVPFLNGRGVEIKKAIGTASLCGGLLAVSATLSFIVGGRNVSGLPDYSVGYVYLPAMLGIVSTSFFTSKLGANAVHVLPVMVLKRAFAVFLLLIALHMLLGH from the coding sequence ATGAATGCGGTTCGATTGGCTTTACCGCTGCCCCGCACCGCTGCTGTCGGGCAGATTGTGTCAAACCGCAAGGAAAAAGAAATGTTGCTTATTGTGTTGAGTTGTATGCTGCTGGGCGCGGTTGCCGGTTTTTTGGCCGGACTGTTCGGCATCGGCGGCGGGCTGGTGATTGTACCGGTCTTGTTTTATCTGCTGCCGCAAGCCGGGATTGCCGATAATCTGGCTATGCCGATTGCGTTGGGTACGTCTTTTTCCACCATCGTCATCACGGCATTTTCCGCCAGCCACCGCCATTACCGTTTCGGCAACATCAATTGGAAAGCGGCGAAATTCCTAGCACCTGCGCTGATTGCCGCCGTATTCGTTTCCGGCCTGTTGGCAGGCAGTCTGCCCAAAGCAGTGGTATCAAAGATTTTTGCCTGCCTGGTGATTTATCTGGCACTGAAAATGCTGTTGTCGCTGAAGCCGAAAACAGAAAGCAAACCGCTGACTGCTAAAATCTTGATTGCAGGCGGCCTGGTTATCGGCGCATTGTCGGGCATGGGCGGCATTTCCGGCGGCGCGTTTGTGGTGCCGTTTCTCAACGGCCGCGGCGTGGAAATCAAAAAAGCCATCGGTACGGCTTCATTGTGCGGCGGCCTGCTGGCGGTATCGGCAACCTTAAGCTTTATCGTCGGCGGCCGGAACGTATCCGGCCTGCCCGATTATTCGGTCGGTTATGTGTATCTGCCTGCCATGCTCGGAATTGTGTCGACTTCGTTTTTCACGTCCAAACTGGGGGCCAATGCCGTCCATGTTTTGCCGGTTATGGTATTGAAACGCGCGTTTGCCGTTTTCCTGCTGTTGATTGCTCTGCATATGCTGTTGGGGCATTGA
- the dusB gene encoding tRNA dihydrouridine synthase DusB gives MQIGAYPVDPPIALAPMAGITDNPFRKLARQFGAGWVVGEMLTSDPTLRNTRKSLHRSDFDGETGVRVVQIAGSEPAQLAEAARYNVEQGAQVIDINMGCPAKKVCNVLAGSALLQNEALVADILRAVVRAVDVPVTLKTRLGWHDEHKNILTVAKMAEDAGIAAIAIHGRTRTQMYKGQASYDLVAEAKGRLNIPVWVNGDITSPQKAAEVLKQTGADGIMIGRGSQGQPWLFRDVGHFLRHGTLPEALNLSECSATVLQHLGGIHRFYGNFAGTRIARKHIGWYLDPLPGGEAVRREINRIDDAAQQYDAVAAFLTQLPEHTDRWACSYR, from the coding sequence ATGCAAATCGGTGCCTATCCCGTTGACCCGCCCATCGCGCTCGCGCCGATGGCTGGCATTACCGACAACCCGTTCCGCAAATTGGCACGGCAGTTCGGTGCAGGCTGGGTGGTCGGCGAAATGCTCACCAGCGACCCGACGCTGCGCAATACCCGAAAAAGTTTGCACCGCAGCGACTTCGACGGCGAAACCGGCGTGCGCGTGGTACAGATTGCCGGCAGCGAACCGGCGCAGCTGGCCGAAGCGGCACGCTACAACGTCGAACAAGGTGCACAGGTTATCGATATCAATATGGGCTGCCCGGCAAAAAAAGTCTGCAACGTTTTGGCCGGCAGCGCGTTGCTGCAAAACGAAGCCTTGGTTGCCGACATTCTGCGCGCCGTCGTTCGAGCCGTTGACGTACCCGTTACCCTGAAAACGCGCTTGGGCTGGCACGACGAACATAAAAATATTCTAACCGTCGCCAAAATGGCCGAAGATGCCGGCATTGCCGCCATCGCCATTCACGGCCGCACACGCACACAAATGTATAAAGGCCAAGCCAGCTACGATCTGGTTGCCGAAGCCAAAGGCCGTCTGAATATTCCCGTTTGGGTCAACGGCGACATTACCTCGCCGCAAAAGGCGGCGGAAGTATTAAAGCAAACCGGCGCGGACGGCATTATGATCGGGCGCGGCTCACAAGGGCAGCCGTGGCTGTTTCGCGACGTCGGACATTTCCTTCGCCACGGCACACTGCCCGAAGCCTTGAATTTAAGCGAATGCAGCGCAACCGTTTTGCAGCATCTCGGCGGCATACACCGCTTTTACGGCAACTTCGCAGGCACACGGATTGCGCGCAAACACATCGGCTGGTATCTCGATCCCCTTCCCGGAGGAGAAGCCGTTCGGCGAGAAATCAACCGTATCGACGATGCCGCACAGCAATACGATGCCGTTGCCGCATTTTTGACACAACTGCCCGAACACACCGACCGCTGGGCATGCAGCTACCGTTAA
- a CDS encoding LysE family translocator — translation MDFWQGFWIITGIHLLAAASPGPDFVLVTQQSLSRNRPAGLLTSLGIALGFAVHVVYSVFGLAAVVAHSAHLLTAIKVIGGLYLIYIGIKGLRAKAGHHDAGVTAVTAEESPMKTVLRGFLCNVLNPKAAVFMLSLFVVVLSPDTPLWQLAAYGTWMVLTLFLWFAGVTFVLSVPAVNRRFRRIGHWIDRVCGGVLMLLGIKVLTGR, via the coding sequence ATGGATTTTTGGCAAGGCTTTTGGATCATCACCGGCATCCATCTGCTGGCCGCCGCCTCACCCGGCCCCGACTTTGTTTTGGTGACACAACAATCACTTAGCCGCAACCGCCCAGCCGGTTTACTGACCAGTTTGGGCATTGCGCTCGGCTTTGCCGTACACGTGGTTTATTCTGTATTCGGGCTGGCTGCGGTAGTCGCCCACTCCGCCCATTTACTGACGGCAATCAAAGTTATCGGCGGTTTGTACCTGATCTATATCGGCATCAAAGGCCTGCGAGCCAAAGCAGGTCACCACGATGCCGGCGTAACGGCTGTAACGGCGGAAGAATCTCCGATGAAAACCGTTTTGCGCGGCTTTTTGTGCAATGTGCTCAATCCCAAAGCCGCCGTATTCATGCTGTCGCTGTTTGTAGTGGTACTGTCGCCCGACACGCCGCTTTGGCAGTTGGCGGCTTACGGAACTTGGATGGTTCTGACCCTGTTTTTATGGTTTGCCGGTGTGACGTTTGTTTTATCCGTACCGGCCGTCAACCGGCGTTTCCGCCGTATCGGCCATTGGATAGACCGCGTTTGCGGCGGCGTGTTGATGCTGCTCGGCATCAAAGTGCTGACCGGGCGTTGA
- a CDS encoding Fis family transcriptional regulator encodes MKNDLPDIYDCIEKNLQQYFRDLNGETPCGVYDMVLQQVEKPLLTCVMSECGGNQSKAAAILGLNRNTLRKKLQQHGMLES; translated from the coding sequence ATGAAAAACGATCTTCCCGACATTTACGACTGTATCGAAAAAAACCTGCAGCAGTATTTCCGCGATTTAAACGGCGAAACCCCCTGCGGCGTTTACGATATGGTTCTCCAGCAAGTAGAAAAACCCCTGCTGACCTGCGTCATGTCCGAATGCGGCGGCAACCAATCGAAAGCCGCAGCCATTCTCGGCCTGAACCGCAACACCCTGCGTAAAAAACTCCAGCAGCACGGTATGCTGGAAAGCTGA
- the purH gene encoding bifunctional phosphoribosylaminoimidazolecarboxamide formyltransferase/IMP cyclohydrolase, which produces MTAIKRALISLSDKTGVVEFAQALNQLGVEILSTGGTAKMLADAGVPVIEVADYTGFPEMLDGRVKTLHPKIHGGILGRRDLDEHVAKMKEHDIGNIDLVCVNLYPFAATIAKPGCTLEDAIENIDIGGPTMVRSAAKNWKHVAIVTDNADFTAVVDELKADGSLSDKTRFNLSRKAFSHTAQYDGMISNYLTSVSDEKLSGEPQMNEFPEQFNQSWVKVQDMRYGENPHQQAAFYRDIYPAAGSLSAYKQLQGKELSYNNIADSDAAWEAVKAFEQPACVIVKHANPCGVAVASNTLDAYKLAYATDTTSAFGGIIAFNREVDGETVKAITDNQFMEVLMAPSFTAEALEIAAAKKNVRVLEVPLHAGANRFELKRVGGGLLVQTPDIHRISREDLKVVSKRQPTEQEWQDLLFVWNVAKYVKSNAIVFGKGGQTYGIGAGQMSRVDSTRIAARKAQDAGLDLNGACAASDAFFPFRDGVDVIAEQGIKAIIHPAGSMRDEEVFAAADEHGIAMVVTGIRHFRH; this is translated from the coding sequence ATGACTGCTATCAAACGCGCCCTGATTAGCCTGTCCGACAAAACAGGCGTTGTTGAATTTGCCCAAGCGCTCAACCAACTGGGAGTGGAAATCCTGTCCACCGGCGGTACCGCCAAAATGCTGGCTGATGCCGGCGTGCCGGTAATCGAAGTGGCCGACTACACCGGCTTTCCCGAAATGCTGGACGGACGCGTCAAAACCCTGCACCCGAAAATCCACGGCGGCATCTTAGGCCGCCGCGATTTGGACGAGCATGTCGCCAAGATGAAAGAACACGATATCGGCAACATCGATTTGGTATGCGTTAACCTCTATCCGTTTGCCGCCACCATCGCCAAACCCGGCTGCACTCTGGAAGATGCAATTGAAAACATCGACATCGGCGGCCCGACCATGGTGCGTTCGGCAGCGAAAAACTGGAAACACGTTGCCATCGTTACCGACAATGCCGACTTTACCGCTGTGGTTGACGAACTGAAAGCCGACGGCTCATTAAGCGATAAAACCCGCTTCAACTTGTCACGCAAAGCCTTCAGCCACACCGCCCAATACGACGGCATGATCTCCAACTACCTGACCAGCGTTTCCGATGAAAAACTGAGCGGCGAGCCGCAAATGAACGAGTTCCCCGAGCAGTTCAACCAAAGCTGGGTCAAAGTCCAAGATATGCGCTACGGCGAAAACCCGCACCAGCAAGCTGCGTTCTACCGCGACATCTATCCTGCCGCCGGCAGTCTGAGTGCCTACAAACAGCTGCAAGGCAAAGAATTGTCATACAACAATATCGCCGACTCCGATGCTGCTTGGGAAGCCGTTAAAGCTTTCGAACAGCCGGCCTGCGTGATTGTTAAACACGCCAATCCGTGCGGCGTGGCCGTGGCTTCCAACACTCTGGACGCCTACAAGCTGGCTTATGCAACGGACACCACCAGCGCGTTCGGCGGCATTATCGCCTTCAACCGCGAAGTGGACGGCGAAACCGTCAAAGCCATTACCGACAACCAATTTATGGAAGTGCTGATGGCGCCGTCTTTCACGGCAGAAGCCTTGGAAATCGCCGCAGCCAAGAAAAACGTGCGTGTGTTGGAAGTACCGCTGCATGCCGGTGCGAACCGCTTCGAGCTGAAACGTGTCGGCGGCGGCCTGTTGGTACAGACGCCCGACATCCACCGCATCAGCCGCGAAGATTTGAAAGTCGTGTCCAAACGCCAACCGACCGAACAGGAATGGCAAGACTTGTTATTTGTGTGGAACGTAGCCAAGTATGTGAAATCGAACGCCATCGTATTCGGCAAAGGCGGCCAGACTTACGGCATCGGCGCCGGTCAAATGAGCCGCGTCGATTCCACCCGCATTGCCGCCCGTAAAGCGCAAGATGCCGGTTTGGATCTGAACGGTGCGTGTGCTGCTTCTGACGCGTTCTTCCCGTTCCGCGACGGCGTGGACGTGATTGCCGAACAAGGCATTAAAGCCATTATCCACCCTGCCGGTTCGATGCGCGACGAAGAAGTCTTCGCTGCCGCCGACGAACACGGCATTGCTATGGTGGTCACCGGTATCCGCCACTTCCGCCATTAA
- the rlmH gene encoding 23S rRNA (pseudouridine(1915)-N(3))-methyltransferase RlmH, with the protein MNITVLAVGTKMPRWVDEAVNEYAKRFGRDVNYSLKEIKPEKRGAGVNAAQGMAAEEKRILEAVPQGAYLVVLDERGKAPTSVELAGYLKNWQQNGEHVCFVIGGADGMTDYLKQQAKMMMRLSSLTMPHGMVRVLLTEQLYRAVSILHNHPYHRE; encoded by the coding sequence ATGAATATTACCGTATTGGCGGTCGGCACCAAAATGCCGCGTTGGGTAGATGAGGCGGTAAACGAATATGCAAAGCGGTTCGGTCGCGATGTGAATTACAGTTTGAAAGAAATCAAACCCGAAAAGCGGGGCGCGGGTGTCAATGCCGCGCAGGGCATGGCCGCGGAAGAAAAACGTATTTTGGAAGCCGTGCCGCAGGGAGCGTATCTGGTGGTGTTGGACGAACGCGGCAAAGCGCCGACTTCGGTGGAGCTGGCCGGATATTTGAAAAATTGGCAGCAAAACGGCGAACATGTCTGCTTTGTCATCGGTGGTGCGGACGGCATGACCGATTATTTGAAACAGCAGGCCAAAATGATGATGCGTTTATCGAGCTTGACCATGCCGCACGGCATGGTGCGTGTGTTGCTGACCGAACAGCTTTACCGGGCAGTGTCGATTCTGCATAACCATCCTTACCACCGCGAATAA
- the rsfS gene encoding ribosome silencing factor, translated as MNEQELQDLQKMVEISVNALEDIKAKDISVLETQEKTSLFARMIIASGDSSRQVRALANNVAVDLKEAGFEILSTEGQDSGEWALVDAGDLVVHVMLPAVRDFYDIDTLWGGEKPSFHEGANKPWHAADN; from the coding sequence ATGAACGAACAAGAATTACAAGATTTGCAAAAGATGGTTGAAATTTCCGTGAACGCTTTGGAAGACATCAAAGCCAAAGACATTTCCGTATTGGAAACGCAGGAAAAAACCTCATTGTTTGCCCGCATGATTATAGCCAGCGGCGACAGCAGCCGCCAAGTGCGCGCGTTGGCCAACAATGTGGCGGTGGATTTGAAAGAAGCCGGTTTTGAAATCCTGAGTACAGAAGGTCAGGACAGCGGAGAATGGGCTTTGGTGGATGCAGGCGACTTGGTGGTGCATGTGATGCTGCCTGCCGTGCGCGATTTTTACGATATCGACACTTTGTGGGGCGGAGAGAAGCCTTCTTTCCACGAAGGTGCCAACAAACCTTGGCATGCGGCGGACAACTGA